The Colwellia sp. M166 genome segment TGTCTTCTGACCAAAAGTGGCGATAAGCAACCATATATGATGTGGTTTCTTCTACTTCTTCACCCACTAAGTCGCGAGCAGCAACAACACCAACGTAACGACCGGTTTCACCACCGTGGTATTGAAAACGCAAATCATCTTTACCAAAAATGTTAATTTTACCGGCAATACCATAACCAAATGCTGACTCAGAATTACCACCAAGCGTGTTTAACTGTCGAGCTAAACCTGCTACTGAAACATTACCCCAATCACCTTTAAAGGTATATTTAGCGATAACATCAGGTATAGAATCTTGGCTCGGATCACCTTGATCAGATTCTGGGTTTTCTATCGCAACTTGGAAGTTCCCCTGAGTATAACGAATTTGGCCTTGTCGGATAAAAGCTGAGGCATTAAGTGGACCACCAAAATCAGCACCTTCAGCTAAAGCGCTAGTATTAACAAAAGTTGACCACGTTTGGCCAACAAGAATATTTTTATATTTGATAAATGCGTGACGAATTCGTGGATTAGATGAGTTTGAAACAATTTCATTACCGCCACCACCATGGAAATCAAGTTCGATAAAGCCAGTTACGTCTCCATGTACATATTTTGTGTTAAAACGTGATTCTGTCGCGCGAAAACTAACTTTAGAAATATCACCAACGTTACCAGCACCAACCCAATAATCTTTAGTAATACTGTCGATGTTACCATCAACATAGCGAGTATCTAATTTAATATAACCACCAAAAGTAATCGAGTCCTCATCTGATAACTTAATTTCATAACTAGCATGTGCAACGCCAGCCATAGTTAATAAACCTGTTGCTAATAGAAGCTTTTTCTTATTAAACATTTTTACTTTCCCCATGTGTGATCCTAATCGAATTCAACAGTTTATCACTATGTTATTCGATAATTATTATTAACCTTAGAGTAAAAA includes the following:
- a CDS encoding DcaP family trimeric outer membrane transporter, with translation MGKVKMFNKKKLLLATGLLTMAGVAHASYEIKLSDEDSITFGGYIKLDTRYVDGNIDSITKDYWVGAGNVGDISKVSFRATESRFNTKYVHGDVTGFIELDFHGGGGNEIVSNSSNPRIRHAFIKYKNILVGQTWSTFVNTSALAEGADFGGPLNASAFIRQGQIRYTQGNFQVAIENPESDQGDPSQDSIPDVIAKYTFKGDWGNVSVAGLARQLNTLGGNSESAFGYGIAGKINIFGKDDLRFQYHGGETGRYVGVVAARDLVGEEVEETTSYMVAYRHFWSEDIRSTAFYGNTSTDVSDADRTHWGVNIFKNYTKELSFGLEVGNFDSADQNADSDYVQFSAKYVL